The proteins below are encoded in one region of Micromonospora pisi:
- a CDS encoding magnesium and cobalt transport protein CorA — MSDWRSRARRPAKRGRRRSGERYLQSPPPELSMDPRAETRAAPVEASVVTSGIYRDGRRVPGPESVAGTRQQLREQPGAMAWIGLYRPAEAQLMAVAEEFSLHELAVEDAVVAHQRPKLERYGATLFVVLRAARYLDDLEEVDFGELHVFVGPNFVLTVRHGEAPDVAAVRRRLENDPDLLRRGPEAVLYAVLDAVVDGYAPVVAGLQHDIDEIETEVFGGDPKVTRRIYELSREVIEFQRASRPLLDILQGLAAGFAKHGTDEELQRYLGDVADHATTAAERVDGFRQILTDIRTLNATLVSQAQNEEVKRLTEASYTQNEEVKKISAWAAILFAPTLIGTIYGMNFDHIPELHWTFGYPFALALMALVCTCLYLVFKGRNWL; from the coding sequence ATGTCCGACTGGCGGTCACGTGCCCGGCGGCCAGCCAAACGCGGCCGACGCCGGTCGGGTGAGCGCTACCTCCAGTCGCCACCACCCGAACTGTCGATGGACCCGCGGGCCGAGACACGCGCGGCACCGGTGGAAGCGAGCGTCGTCACCTCCGGCATCTACCGGGACGGGCGCCGTGTCCCCGGGCCGGAGAGCGTCGCCGGGACCCGCCAGCAACTGCGGGAACAGCCGGGCGCGATGGCCTGGATCGGGCTCTACCGACCCGCCGAAGCCCAACTGATGGCGGTCGCCGAGGAATTCTCCCTGCACGAACTCGCGGTCGAGGACGCGGTGGTCGCACACCAGCGACCGAAACTCGAACGGTACGGCGCCACCCTCTTCGTGGTGCTCCGGGCCGCCCGCTACCTCGACGACCTGGAGGAGGTCGACTTCGGGGAACTGCACGTCTTCGTCGGCCCGAACTTCGTCCTCACCGTGCGCCACGGCGAGGCACCCGACGTCGCCGCGGTACGCCGCCGCCTGGAGAACGACCCGGACCTGCTGCGCCGCGGCCCGGAGGCGGTGCTGTACGCGGTCCTGGACGCGGTCGTGGACGGGTACGCGCCCGTGGTCGCCGGGCTCCAGCACGACATCGACGAGATCGAGACCGAGGTCTTCGGCGGCGACCCGAAGGTGACCCGGCGCATCTACGAGCTCTCCCGAGAGGTGATCGAGTTCCAGCGGGCCTCCCGACCGCTGCTGGACATCCTCCAGGGGTTGGCCGCCGGCTTCGCCAAGCACGGCACCGACGAGGAGTTGCAGCGCTACCTGGGGGACGTGGCCGACCACGCCACCACCGCCGCCGAACGGGTGGACGGCTTCCGGCAGATCCTCACCGACATCCGTACGCTCAACGCGACGCTGGTCTCACAGGCCCAGAACGAGGAGGTCAAGCGCCTCACCGAGGCGAGCTACACGCAGAACGAGGAGGTCAAGAAGATCTCCGCCTGGGCGGCCATCCTCTTCGCGCCAACCCTCATCGGCACCATCTACGGGATGAACTTCGACCACATCCCGGAGCTGCACTGGACGTTCGGCTACCCCTTCGCGCTGGCCCTGATGGCCCTGGTCTGCACCTGCCTCTACCTGGTCTTCAAAGGTCGCAACTGGCTCTGA
- a CDS encoding ArsR/SmtB family transcription factor, which produces MLYCHGVEALTYGQVLARFGHALSDPTRSRLLLALRDGPGYPAELAELLGVTRQNLSNHLACLRGCGLVVAVPQGRRTRYELADPRLAHALGDLLGLVLAVDPAACAHSDERECC; this is translated from the coding sequence ATGCTGTACTGTCACGGCGTGGAAGCGCTGACGTACGGCCAGGTGCTGGCCCGGTTCGGGCACGCCCTGTCCGACCCCACCCGATCCCGGCTGCTGCTCGCGCTCCGCGACGGCCCCGGTTATCCGGCGGAGCTGGCCGAGCTGCTGGGAGTGACCCGGCAGAACCTCTCCAACCACCTGGCCTGCCTGCGCGGGTGTGGCCTGGTGGTGGCGGTGCCGCAAGGACGGCGGACCCGCTACGAGCTGGCTGACCCGCGCCTGGCCCACGCCCTGGGAGACCTGCTCGGCCTGGTGCTGGCGGTCGACCCGGCGGCGTGCGCGCACTCCGACGAGCGGGAGTGCTGCTGA
- the aceB gene encoding malate synthase A: MSTTMRSQITVAGAADGPPVDGSTDRFDEILTPAALAFVARLDAEFAGRRAELLVERTRRRERLARGEETLGWLAQTSMVRADDRWRVAGAAPGLVDRRVEITGPPDRRMTVNALNSGAQVWLADFEDALSPTWSNLVGGQLNLRDAIDGRLDFTSATGKRYRVGPEPATIVVRPRGWHLVEKHVVVDGRPVSASLVDFGLYLFHCGQRSLDRGSGPYFYLPKLESHLEARLWNDVFTLAQGLLGIPHGTIRATVLIETITAAFEMEEILYELREHCAGLNAGRWDYIFSVIKTFGNRPGFVLPDRAQVSMTVPFMRAYTELLVSTCHRRGGYALGGMAAFIPSRDAETNAVAMAKVRQDKEREAADGFDGSWVAHPGLVPVCREVFDRALGDRPHQLDRLRDDVRVGADDLLDIAGAGGVVTEAGLRNNIAVALRYLDAWLGGNGAVAIFDLMEDAATAEIARCQVWQWTQTGTRLTDGRTVDEELVRKLLAEEVAAARTSTDDPGHRWDDAEEIFVRTALAETLPTFFTPGAYATHLVGRRHRSSA, from the coding sequence ATGTCGACCACCATGCGTTCCCAGATCACCGTCGCCGGGGCGGCGGACGGTCCGCCGGTCGACGGGAGTACCGACCGGTTCGACGAGATCCTGACCCCTGCGGCGCTGGCGTTCGTGGCCCGGCTCGACGCGGAGTTCGCCGGCCGGCGGGCTGAACTCCTGGTGGAACGGACCCGGCGCCGGGAGCGGCTGGCCCGGGGTGAGGAGACGCTGGGCTGGCTGGCGCAGACCTCGATGGTCCGGGCCGACGACAGGTGGCGGGTGGCCGGTGCCGCACCGGGACTGGTCGACCGGCGGGTGGAGATCACGGGGCCACCGGACCGACGGATGACGGTCAACGCGTTGAACTCGGGTGCCCAGGTCTGGCTGGCCGACTTCGAGGACGCCCTCTCGCCCACCTGGTCGAACCTGGTCGGCGGGCAGCTGAACCTGCGCGACGCCATCGACGGGCGGCTGGACTTCACCTCGGCCACGGGTAAGCGGTACCGGGTCGGACCGGAGCCGGCGACGATCGTGGTCCGACCGCGGGGGTGGCACCTGGTCGAGAAGCACGTGGTGGTCGACGGGCGGCCGGTGTCGGCGAGCCTGGTCGATTTCGGGCTGTACCTCTTCCACTGCGGGCAGCGGTCGCTCGACCGGGGCAGCGGACCCTACTTCTACCTCCCGAAGCTGGAAAGCCACCTGGAGGCGCGGCTCTGGAACGACGTGTTCACCCTGGCCCAGGGGCTGCTCGGGATTCCGCACGGGACGATCCGGGCCACCGTGCTGATCGAGACCATCACCGCCGCGTTCGAGATGGAAGAGATCCTGTACGAACTGCGTGAGCACTGCGCCGGCCTGAACGCGGGCCGATGGGACTACATCTTCAGCGTCATCAAGACCTTCGGGAACCGGCCCGGGTTCGTGCTGCCCGACCGGGCCCAGGTGAGCATGACAGTGCCGTTCATGCGCGCGTACACCGAACTGCTGGTGTCGACCTGCCACCGGCGGGGCGGGTACGCCCTCGGCGGGATGGCCGCGTTCATCCCGAGCCGGGACGCCGAGACCAACGCCGTCGCGATGGCGAAGGTGCGTCAGGACAAGGAGCGGGAGGCGGCCGACGGCTTCGACGGCTCGTGGGTCGCCCACCCGGGTCTGGTGCCGGTCTGCCGGGAGGTCTTCGACCGGGCGCTCGGTGACCGGCCCCACCAGCTCGACCGTCTCCGCGACGACGTCCGGGTGGGTGCGGACGATCTGCTCGACATCGCCGGGGCGGGCGGTGTGGTCACCGAGGCCGGGCTGCGCAACAACATCGCCGTCGCACTGCGCTACCTGGACGCCTGGCTCGGCGGCAACGGCGCGGTGGCGATCTTCGACCTGATGGAGGACGCGGCGACCGCCGAGATCGCCCGGTGTCAGGTCTGGCAGTGGACTCAGACCGGGACCCGGCTCACCGACGGACGGACGGTGGACGAGGAACTGGTCCGCAAGCTGCTCGCCGAGGAGGTCGCGGCGGCGCGTACCTCAACCGACGACCCCGGGCACCGGTGGGACGACGCCGAGGAGATCTTCGTACGGACCGCGCTGGCCGAGACCCTGCCGACCTTCTTCACCCCAGGTGCGTACGCGACGCACCTGGTCGGAAGGCGTCACCGGTCATCCGCGTAA
- the aceA gene encoding isocitrate lyase encodes MDRFTGPETTGTTTGALAEDARAAELTRQWEQDPRWRDIRRTYSARDVLRLRGSVVEEQTLARRGARRLWESLHTEDFVPALGALTGNQAVQQVAAGLKAIYLSGWQVAADANLAGQTYPDQSLYPANSVPAVVRRINNALLRADRIRYAEGGPGPIDWLVPIVADAEAGFGGVLNAYELMTAMIGAGAAAVHWEDQLASEKKCGHLGGKVLIPTGQHIRTLNAARLAADVADVPSLIMARTDADAATLITTDVDERDRKFITGERTAEGFFRVRPGMEACIARGLAYAPYAELLWMETSTPDLDVARRFAEAVKAEYPDQLLAYNCSPSFNWRKHLDDATIAKFQRELGHMGYRFQFITLAGFHALNHSMFALAHEYAAHGMPAYVELQEREFAAEAAGYTATRHQREVGTGYFDLISTVINPTSDTVALRGSTEEQQFTRTVA; translated from the coding sequence ATGGACAGGTTCACGGGACCCGAGACGACGGGTACGACCACCGGGGCACTGGCGGAGGACGCCCGCGCCGCCGAACTGACCCGGCAGTGGGAGCAGGACCCGCGCTGGCGCGACATCCGGCGCACGTACTCGGCACGGGACGTGCTCCGGTTGCGCGGCAGCGTGGTGGAGGAGCAGACACTGGCCCGGCGCGGGGCGCGACGACTCTGGGAGTCCCTGCACACCGAGGACTTCGTCCCCGCGCTCGGGGCGCTGACCGGCAACCAGGCCGTGCAACAGGTGGCGGCCGGTCTCAAGGCCATCTACCTCTCCGGCTGGCAGGTCGCCGCGGACGCCAACCTGGCCGGTCAGACCTATCCGGACCAGAGCCTCTACCCGGCGAACTCGGTGCCGGCCGTGGTGCGCCGGATCAACAACGCCCTGCTGCGCGCCGACCGGATCCGGTACGCCGAAGGCGGCCCCGGTCCGATCGACTGGCTGGTCCCGATCGTCGCCGACGCCGAGGCGGGATTCGGTGGGGTGCTCAACGCGTACGAGCTGATGACCGCCATGATCGGCGCGGGCGCGGCGGCGGTGCACTGGGAGGACCAGCTCGCCTCCGAGAAGAAGTGCGGCCACCTGGGTGGCAAGGTGCTGATCCCGACCGGTCAGCACATCCGGACCCTGAACGCCGCCCGGCTCGCCGCCGACGTCGCCGACGTGCCGTCGCTCATCATGGCTCGTACCGACGCCGACGCGGCGACGCTGATCACCACCGACGTGGACGAACGGGACCGGAAGTTCATCACCGGTGAGCGGACTGCCGAGGGGTTCTTCCGCGTCCGGCCGGGGATGGAGGCGTGCATCGCGCGCGGCCTGGCGTACGCGCCGTACGCGGAGCTGCTCTGGATGGAGACCTCCACCCCGGACCTGGACGTGGCCCGCCGGTTCGCCGAGGCGGTCAAGGCCGAATACCCGGACCAGTTGCTGGCGTACAACTGCTCGCCGTCGTTCAACTGGCGCAAGCACCTCGACGACGCGACGATCGCGAAGTTCCAGCGCGAGCTGGGCCACATGGGATACAGGTTCCAGTTCATCACCCTGGCCGGGTTCCACGCGCTGAACCACTCGATGTTCGCCCTGGCCCACGAGTACGCCGCCCACGGCATGCCCGCCTACGTCGAACTCCAGGAGCGGGAGTTCGCCGCCGAGGCCGCCGGATACACCGCGACCCGGCACCAGCGGGAGGTCGGCACCGGCTACTTCGACCTGATCAGTACGGTGATCAACCCGACCAGCGACACGGTGGCCCTGCGCGGGTCGACCGAAGAGCAACAGTTCACCCGGACGGTGGCCTGA
- a CDS encoding beta-N-acetylhexosaminidase encodes MQTSGRLPGTGDRWITRRGRRRLGGAALAVTLALQTVALAGPSTAPALAGTTPALAGTAPAGAAQVVPVPVSTEPVPGQTFVVGSETRIVVAPGGVGAVPVAEGLAAIMRPSTGYPLPVADGASRPGDILLGLTEAADLGDEGYRIDVSTANVRVEAAEPAGLFYGVQTLRQLLPPWIESPTVRPGPWTVSGVRITDTPRYDYRGVMLDIARHFQTPATVKRLIDHASTYKMNVLHLHVSDDQGFRIAINGRPELTTIGGQFSINNDPGGYWTQAEYVDVVNYAAARFMTVIPEVDSPGHTNAIVMSYAGPQANPALPDINCTNRTPPQWNLTGAVGYSALCPESPNTWAILTDITAQLSAMSPGPYYHLGGDEVPASTLAHARYVDFVDRAAQVVKAQNKIVMGWSEIAAANFDHPDAPDAVAQYWNNGNPTGAAGDTARLAVQKGMKVVMSPANHTYLDMQQFVGSPLGLSWAGRLDVSQFYNWSGNTSDPATYIPARTTGGVTLPAVTDTDILGVEAPIWSETLRTLTDIEFQVFPRMPATAEIGWSPKVHPDRNLASFVGRLAAHAPRWQLLGQNFYPSPQVPWRVDVAAPDRTTADRTVGGEVASVVAPGTTADQVSVTVDWGDGTSSPATLSGTPGTNKSVNGIYSATAGHTYARDGVYRATVTATRPGGVPTTAEFTVTATSCTATVAGTSRGPLVVADGVTCLAGATVSGPVVVRPGASLIATNASIQGPVTATGAVLVELLGGVVNGPVSITGTTGDVIVERVGVSGPLVLHGSATGPAPLISGSTINGPLSCTANSPAPANNGLPNTVRGPTLGQCTGL; translated from the coding sequence ATGCAGACGTCCGGCCGGTTGCCAGGCACAGGGGACAGGTGGATCACCCGACGGGGGAGACGGCGACTCGGTGGTGCCGCGCTCGCCGTCACGCTCGCGCTCCAGACGGTGGCGCTCGCCGGCCCGTCGACCGCACCAGCGCTGGCCGGCACCACACCGGCGCTGGCCGGCACCGCACCGGCGGGGGCGGCCCAGGTCGTCCCGGTCCCGGTCAGCACCGAGCCGGTGCCGGGCCAGACCTTCGTGGTCGGATCGGAGACCCGGATCGTGGTAGCGCCGGGCGGCGTGGGAGCCGTACCGGTGGCGGAGGGCCTGGCCGCGATCATGCGGCCCTCGACCGGCTATCCGCTGCCCGTCGCCGACGGTGCCTCCCGCCCGGGAGACATCCTGCTCGGCCTGACCGAAGCGGCCGACCTCGGCGACGAGGGCTACCGGATCGACGTCTCGACCGCCAACGTACGGGTCGAGGCGGCCGAGCCGGCCGGGCTCTTCTACGGCGTGCAGACCCTGCGCCAACTGCTCCCACCGTGGATCGAGAGCCCGACCGTACGGCCCGGCCCGTGGACCGTCTCCGGTGTCCGGATCACCGACACCCCCCGGTACGACTACCGGGGCGTCATGCTCGACATCGCCCGGCACTTCCAGACGCCGGCCACCGTCAAGCGCCTGATCGACCACGCCTCGACGTACAAGATGAACGTGCTGCACCTGCACGTCAGTGACGACCAGGGCTTCCGGATCGCGATCAACGGCCGTCCCGAACTCACCACCATCGGCGGCCAGTTCTCGATCAACAACGATCCCGGTGGCTACTGGACCCAGGCCGAGTACGTCGACGTGGTGAACTACGCCGCCGCCCGCTTCATGACCGTCATTCCCGAGGTCGACTCGCCCGGACACACCAACGCGATCGTCATGTCGTACGCCGGCCCGCAGGCCAACCCGGCGCTGCCGGACATCAACTGCACGAACCGTACGCCGCCGCAGTGGAACCTCACCGGCGCGGTCGGTTACAGCGCGTTGTGCCCGGAGAGCCCCAACACCTGGGCGATCCTCACCGACATCACCGCCCAGCTCAGCGCGATGAGCCCCGGCCCGTACTACCACCTGGGCGGCGACGAGGTGCCGGCGTCGACCCTCGCGCACGCCCGGTACGTCGACTTCGTCGACCGGGCGGCCCAGGTCGTCAAGGCCCAGAACAAGATCGTCATGGGCTGGTCGGAGATCGCCGCCGCCAACTTCGACCACCCGGACGCGCCGGACGCGGTGGCCCAGTACTGGAACAACGGGAACCCGACCGGCGCCGCCGGTGACACCGCCCGGTTGGCCGTACAGAAGGGCATGAAGGTCGTCATGTCGCCGGCCAACCACACCTATCTCGACATGCAGCAGTTCGTCGGCAGCCCGCTCGGGTTGAGCTGGGCCGGCCGGCTCGACGTCTCCCAGTTCTACAACTGGTCCGGCAACACCAGCGACCCGGCCACCTACATCCCGGCGCGGACCACCGGCGGCGTCACCCTGCCCGCGGTGACCGACACGGACATCCTCGGCGTCGAGGCGCCGATCTGGTCCGAGACCCTACGTACGCTGACCGACATCGAGTTCCAGGTCTTCCCCCGGATGCCGGCAACGGCCGAGATCGGCTGGTCGCCGAAGGTGCACCCGGACCGGAACCTCGCCTCGTTCGTCGGCCGGCTGGCCGCGCACGCGCCCCGCTGGCAGTTGCTCGGCCAGAACTTCTACCCCTCCCCGCAGGTGCCGTGGCGGGTCGACGTGGCCGCGCCCGACCGCACCACCGCCGACCGTACGGTCGGTGGCGAGGTCGCGTCCGTCGTCGCCCCGGGCACGACGGCCGACCAGGTGTCGGTGACCGTCGACTGGGGCGACGGGACCAGTTCACCGGCGACGCTGAGCGGCACTCCGGGCACGAACAAGAGCGTCAACGGCATCTACTCCGCCACCGCGGGCCACACCTACGCCCGCGACGGCGTCTACCGGGCCACGGTCACCGCGACCAGGCCGGGCGGCGTCCCGACCACCGCCGAGTTCACCGTGACCGCGACGAGCTGCACCGCCACGGTCGCCGGCACCAGTCGCGGTCCGCTGGTGGTGGCGGACGGGGTCACCTGCCTGGCCGGGGCCACGGTCTCCGGACCGGTGGTGGTACGCCCCGGCGCTTCCCTGATCGCCACCAACGCCTCGATCCAGGGCCCGGTGACCGCCACCGGCGCGGTTCTGGTCGAGTTGCTCGGCGGGGTGGTCAACGGGCCGGTCAGCATCACCGGGACCACCGGCGACGTGATCGTGGAGCGGGTCGGGGTGAGCGGACCGCTCGTCCTGCACGGCAGTGCCACCGGTCCGGCGCCCCTGATCTCCGGCAGCACGATCAACGGCCCGCTCTCCTGTACGGCCAACAGCCCGGCGCCGGCCAACAACGGCCTGCCGAACACCGTGCGCGGTCCGACCTTGGGGCAGTGCACGGGTCTCTGA
- a CDS encoding class I SAM-dependent methyltransferase has translation MGRPTRWVTDTKPGHSQWYIDRFRRLAAEGADLAGEARLLDAIVAPASRILDAGCGTGRVGAALAARGHHVVGVDADPALVESARADHPDLTLLVGDLAELDLPSAGEPEPFDAVVVAGNVMTFVAPGTEEEVLRRIAAHVRPDGPVVVGFGADRGYRLEDFDQHASAVGLRREQRFATWDLRPWQEDADFAVTVLRRPV, from the coding sequence ATGGGACGACCGACGCGCTGGGTGACCGACACCAAACCCGGACACTCACAGTGGTACATCGACCGGTTCCGCCGACTGGCGGCCGAGGGTGCGGACCTTGCCGGCGAGGCACGGTTGCTGGATGCCATCGTGGCGCCGGCGTCCCGGATCCTCGACGCCGGTTGCGGGACCGGCCGGGTCGGTGCCGCGCTCGCCGCCCGCGGTCACCACGTGGTCGGCGTCGACGCCGACCCCGCCCTGGTCGAGTCCGCCCGCGCGGACCACCCCGACCTCACCCTGCTCGTCGGTGACCTGGCCGAACTCGACCTGCCCTCGGCCGGGGAACCGGAACCGTTCGACGCGGTCGTGGTCGCCGGCAACGTGATGACGTTCGTCGCGCCCGGCACCGAGGAGGAGGTACTGCGGCGGATCGCCGCACACGTACGCCCGGACGGGCCGGTGGTGGTCGGCTTCGGCGCCGACCGTGGTTACCGGCTGGAGGACTTCGACCAGCACGCGTCCGCCGTCGGCCTGCGGCGGGAACAGCGCTTCGCCACCTGGGACCTGCGCCCCTGGCAGGAGGACGCCGACTTCGCGGTCACGGTGCTCCGCCGCCCCGTCTGA
- a CDS encoding cation transporter: MTTPLAGPAAASPPTPGPGRRAVLTRRVRLLVAATITYNVVEAAVGITAGVAASSSALIGFGLDSLIEVSSAAAVAWQFAGPDPRSRERIALRSIALSFYALAVFVTVDAVRALVTGGPAEHSSVGLALAAISLAVMPLLSYAQRRSGRELGSRTAVADSKQTLLCTYLSGVLLVGLALNSLFGWSWADPVAALVIAAVAVREGRLAWRGDTCCD, translated from the coding sequence ATGACCACCCCGCTCGCCGGCCCGGCCGCCGCGTCGCCCCCGACCCCCGGCCCGGGGCGTCGCGCGGTGCTGACCCGGCGGGTCCGGCTGCTGGTCGCCGCCACCATCACCTACAACGTGGTCGAAGCGGCGGTCGGCATCACCGCCGGAGTCGCGGCGTCGTCGAGCGCCCTGATCGGCTTCGGCCTGGACTCGCTGATCGAGGTGTCGTCCGCGGCGGCCGTGGCGTGGCAGTTCGCCGGCCCCGATCCCCGGTCCCGGGAACGGATCGCACTGCGGTCGATCGCGCTCTCCTTCTACGCGCTGGCGGTGTTCGTCACCGTGGACGCGGTACGGGCCCTCGTCACCGGTGGTCCGGCCGAGCACTCCTCCGTCGGGCTGGCCCTGGCGGCGATCTCGCTGGCGGTGATGCCCCTGCTCTCGTACGCGCAGCGCCGGTCCGGCCGTGAGCTGGGCTCACGTACGGCGGTCGCCGACTCGAAGCAGACGCTGTTGTGCACGTACCTCTCCGGCGTACTGCTGGTCGGGTTGGCCCTGAACAGCCTCTTCGGCTGGTCGTGGGCGGACCCGGTGGCGGCGCTGGTGATCGCGGCGGTGGCGGTCCGGGAGGGACGCCTGGCCTGGCGTGGCGACACCTGTTGTGACTGA
- a CDS encoding short-chain fatty acyl-CoA regulator family protein, with the protein MSKSVAGARLRRLREERRMTQAAFARMLGISPSYLNQIEHGSRPLTVPVLLSISESLGVDAAYFTTHDTARLTAEIREVSSDDTLRIDIPVEEAAELAQRLPHTAHALVTMHRRYRQLADQLAALTGDREHESGELEPGPHEEIRDYFYQRHNYIAELDEAAERLAAVIGIRAGDMRPVLTQRLGVHGIRVRVGDPGSGDDAEELHRYDPRTQLLRLHGYLRPGQLAIRMATQLAFAEVGETLDDLVEAASLSSPESETLARIGLAKYFAAALILPYQNFHGRAEEFRYDLDRLATHYGVGYETVCHRVSTLQRPRARGVAFSFIRVDRAGNMSKRQSATGFHFSRTGGTCPLWNVYEAFAAPGRILTQIAAMPDGRRYFWIARTVTRAPGRYGRPGKSFAIGLGCDLRQAGRLVYSTGLDLDDADAAVPIGIGCKVCERSACPQRAFPQIGRGLSIDENHSTFAPYPVADPDR; encoded by the coding sequence ATGAGCAAGAGCGTGGCGGGCGCGCGGCTGCGCAGACTGCGCGAGGAACGGCGGATGACCCAGGCCGCCTTCGCCCGGATGCTCGGGATCTCCCCGAGCTACCTCAACCAGATCGAGCACGGTTCCCGACCGCTGACCGTGCCGGTGCTGCTCAGCATCAGCGAGTCACTGGGGGTGGATGCCGCGTACTTCACCACCCACGACACCGCCCGACTCACCGCCGAGATCCGCGAGGTCTCCTCCGACGACACGCTCCGCATCGACATCCCGGTCGAGGAGGCGGCGGAGCTGGCCCAACGGCTGCCGCACACGGCACACGCGCTGGTCACCATGCACCGGCGTTACCGCCAGCTCGCCGACCAGTTGGCCGCGCTCACCGGCGACCGTGAGCACGAGTCGGGGGAGCTGGAACCGGGACCGCACGAGGAGATCCGGGACTACTTCTACCAGCGGCACAACTACATCGCCGAACTCGACGAGGCGGCCGAACGGCTCGCCGCCGTGATCGGCATCCGGGCTGGTGACATGCGCCCGGTGCTGACCCAGCGGCTTGGTGTGCACGGCATCCGGGTCCGGGTCGGTGACCCCGGTTCCGGCGACGACGCAGAGGAACTGCACCGGTACGACCCGAGGACCCAACTGCTGCGACTGCACGGTTACCTGCGTCCGGGGCAACTGGCGATCCGGATGGCAACCCAGCTCGCCTTCGCCGAGGTGGGGGAGACCCTCGACGACCTGGTCGAGGCGGCGTCGCTGAGCAGTCCGGAGTCGGAGACCCTGGCCCGGATCGGGCTGGCCAAGTACTTCGCCGCCGCACTCATCCTGCCGTACCAGAATTTCCACGGGCGTGCGGAGGAGTTCCGCTACGACCTCGACCGGCTCGCCACCCACTACGGCGTCGGGTACGAAACCGTCTGCCACCGGGTCAGCACCCTGCAACGGCCCAGGGCCCGGGGAGTGGCCTTCTCGTTCATCCGGGTGGACCGCGCGGGCAACATGTCCAAGCGTCAGTCGGCCACCGGCTTCCACTTCTCGCGTACCGGCGGGACCTGCCCGCTCTGGAACGTCTACGAGGCGTTCGCCGCGCCCGGGCGGATCCTGACCCAGATCGCCGCGATGCCGGACGGTCGCCGGTACTTCTGGATCGCCCGGACCGTCACCCGCGCGCCCGGTCGCTACGGCCGCCCCGGCAAGTCCTTCGCCATCGGTCTCGGCTGCGACCTGCGTCAGGCCGGGCGTCTCGTCTACTCGACCGGGCTCGACCTCGACGACGCCGACGCGGCCGTGCCGATCGGCATCGGTTGCAAGGTCTGCGAGCGCAGCGCCTGCCCGCAGCGGGCGTTCCCGCAGATCGGGCGGGGGCTGTCGATCGACGAGAACCACAGCACGTTCGCGCCCTATCCGGTGGCGGACCCGGACCGCTGA